One window of the Hoplias malabaricus isolate fHopMal1 chromosome Y, fHopMal1.hap1, whole genome shotgun sequence genome contains the following:
- the LOC136679291 gene encoding pannexin-1-like, translating to MAIAHAATEYVFADFLLKEPSPESRYKGIRLDLALDKFVTCLAVGLPLLLITLAFAQEVSVGAQISCFSPMTFSWKQAGYVDAFCWAAVQRQDTNGLPLWMHKFFPYILLFVAVLVYVPTLFWRFTAAPVLLADLAFIMEELDRSYNRAIKLAKGLYKNPSRPDTQSSMPDLTEHCFKYPLVENYLKTKYYSRGLLVRYVLCRLLTFVVLVLACVYLCYYIRLSVTDEFSCNIRTGVLFNDSSLPGAFQCKLVAVGVFQVLSYINLCVYLILAPVSVFAALSPLRSSAQFLKPYEMLPTLGVMEFSPGAWNDLAMYLLFLEENLSELKSYKCLKVLELLRKRASETFDTMLLLQSLSLVKTDAVDGRINKAPQRSDTEEGMKDGQTNSMEMKEGCPLLPEDGSQKSLDEKGLRQRVQ from the exons ATGGCTATAGCCCACGCCGCTACAGAGTACGTGTTCGCGGACTTCTTGCTGAAGGAGCCCAGCCCGGAGTCGCGGTATAAAGGCATTAGACTGGACCTGGCGCTGGATAAATTCGTTACCTGTCTCGCCGTCGGTTTGCCTTTACTCCTCATCACTCTCGCTTTCGCTCAGGAGGTCTCTGTCG GGGCTCAGATCAGCTGTTTTTCTCCCATGACTTTTTCCTGGAAACAAGCTGGCTATGTGGACGCTTTCTGCTGGGCAGCTGTCCAGAGACAGGACACAAATGGATTGCCTCTCTGGATGCACAAG ttttTTCCATATATCCTCCTGTTCGTGgctgtgttagtgtatgttccGACGCTGTTTTGGCGTTTTACGGCTGCTCCGGTTCTTTTGGCTGACCTTGCTTTCATCATGGAGGAACTGGACAGATCCTACAACAGAGCTATCAAACTCGCCAAGGGTTTATACAAAAACCCCTCAAGACCAGACACTCAGag ttCCATGCCGGACCTGACAGAGCATTGTTTTAAGTACCCGTTGGTAGAGAACTATCTGAAGACGAAGTATTATTCCCGCGGGCTGCTGGTGCGGTATGTTCTGTGCCGGTTGCTGACCTTCGTGGTTCTGGTCCTGgcgtgtgtgtacctgtgttaCTACATCCGCCTCTCCGTAACGGACGAGTTTAGCTGTAATATACGGACTGGTGTTCTGTTTAACGACTCGTCCTTGCCTGGTGCTTTTCAGTGCAAGCTGGTGGCCGTGGGAGTTTTCCAGGTCCTCAGTTACATAAACCTGTGTGTTTACCTGATACTGGCACCTGTTAGTGTGTTCGCTGCTCTGAGTCCTCTCAGGAGCTCAGCCCAGTTCCTAAAGCCATATGAAATGCTGCCCACACTCGGGGTGATGGAGTTCAGTCCTGGAGCCTGGAATGACCTGGCTATGTACCTGCTGTTCCTGGAGGAGAACCTCAGTGAGCTGAAGAGTTATAAGTGCCTTAAg GTGTTGGAGCTCCTGAGGAAACGTGCATCCGAGACATTTGATACGATGCTCCTCCTCCAGTCTCTGAGTCTAGTTAAGACAGACGCAGTGGATGGAAGAATAAATAAAGCTCCACagagatcagacacagaagagGGCATGAAGGACGGACAGACGAACAGCATGGAGATGAAAG AAGGTTGTCCTCTCCTCCCCGAGGACGGCAGTCAGAAATCTCTGGATGAGAAGGGTCTGCGGCAGAGAGTACAGTGA